The following proteins come from a genomic window of Paenibacillus sp. CAA11:
- a CDS encoding MATE family efflux transporter codes for MKPTSTLREKYSVFIRILIPILITQVTMSLMTFFDTLMSGHASPADLAGAAVGSSLWNPVQTGLSGILMGITPIVSHLIGAGKRNKVAFNVTQALMLAALVGVLVIGCGFFLVPTILNYMSLEPKVHHVAFYFLTALGTGVLPLFGYIVLRSFIDSLGQTRISMAITLTSLPINVAANYVLIFGKLGFPRLGGIGSGIASAFTYWCIFLLALIIVRHAAPFREYGVFRQFFRPSLAKWKELLKIGVPIGFAIFFETAVFAAVTLLMSRFDTVTIAAHQSANNFASTLYMIPLSICMALTILVGYETGSSRLKDARQYAKLGILTAAALSVVTAVILMLVRQNVAELYSNDAEVIQLTKHFLIYAIFFQISDAIATPTQGVLRGYKDVNPAFFLTFVAYWIIALPLGYVLASYTGQGPYGYWIGLITGLAIAAVLLLRRLIRLQRKLAGLSIDH; via the coding sequence ATGAAACCAACTTCAACCCTTCGGGAAAAATACAGCGTCTTTATACGTATTTTAATCCCAATTCTAATAACTCAAGTAACGATGTCCCTCATGACGTTCTTCGACACCTTAATGTCCGGACACGCCAGTCCTGCCGACTTAGCCGGCGCTGCTGTGGGATCAAGCCTTTGGAATCCTGTTCAGACGGGCTTAAGCGGCATACTTATGGGAATCACCCCTATTGTATCCCATCTGATTGGCGCAGGTAAGCGTAATAAAGTAGCTTTTAACGTAACACAGGCACTGATGCTTGCAGCACTCGTCGGCGTCCTGGTGATCGGCTGCGGATTCTTTCTGGTCCCCACCATCCTGAACTATATGAGTCTTGAACCCAAAGTCCATCATGTCGCCTTCTATTTCCTGACTGCACTCGGAACCGGTGTGCTTCCGCTTTTCGGATATATTGTACTCCGTTCCTTTATCGATTCACTAGGCCAGACCAGGATATCCATGGCAATTACACTAACATCACTGCCGATTAATGTAGCCGCAAATTATGTGCTGATCTTCGGAAAGCTGGGCTTCCCGCGACTAGGGGGAATCGGTTCCGGTATTGCTTCAGCCTTTACCTACTGGTGTATCTTTCTGCTTGCACTTATTATCGTGAGACATGCTGCTCCATTTCGAGAATACGGCGTATTTCGCCAGTTCTTCCGACCCTCGCTGGCCAAATGGAAGGAACTGCTCAAGATTGGTGTACCGATTGGCTTTGCGATCTTCTTCGAGACGGCCGTCTTTGCTGCCGTGACCCTGCTGATGAGTCGGTTTGATACGGTAACTATCGCAGCCCATCAATCGGCAAACAACTTTGCATCTACCCTGTACATGATTCCATTAAGCATATGTATGGCACTGACGATTCTGGTTGGCTATGAAACCGGGTCTTCCCGGTTAAAAGACGCCCGCCAATATGCCAAGCTGGGAATTCTAACCGCAGCTGCCTTATCTGTAGTTACTGCAGTCATTTTAATGCTGGTTCGGCAGAACGTGGCCGAGCTATATTCTAACGATGCCGAAGTCATTCAGCTGACAAAACATTTTCTAATCTATGCGATATTTTTTCAGATTTCGGATGCCATCGCGACTCCGACCCAAGGTGTCTTAAGAGGCTATAAGGATGTCAATCCCGCCTTCTTTCTGACCTTTGTGGCGTATTGGATTATTGCTCTTCCACTAGGTTATGTTCTAGCCAGCTATACGGGTCAAGGACCTTATGGCTACTGGATTGGTCTCATTACTGGACTTGCGATCGCAGCTGTCCTGCTGTTGCGCCGGCTGATCCGACTTCAGCGAAAGCTTGCCGGGCTAAGCATAGATCACTGA
- a CDS encoding DUF58 domain-containing protein has product MEGAREYAAGDPMNRIHWKATAHIGTLQVYRQGYTADPEVVIFLNVEMEKDSWRELEEAEQMEHAISAAATCVSALIGQGVAVGFGHNAYSSYERQLQPGRGSAHLQDLYQCMAGIRLRTQAPLKTYLQDQNGAHPSRDYIIISVENSPAVKDAIQELEGAGRSVSLIQTGEAPEHKFKEVSGQ; this is encoded by the coding sequence ATTGAGGGAGCAAGAGAATACGCGGCCGGTGACCCCATGAACCGAATCCATTGGAAAGCGACGGCTCATATAGGGACACTGCAGGTGTATAGGCAGGGTTATACAGCGGACCCGGAGGTTGTCATTTTCCTCAATGTTGAGATGGAAAAGGACAGCTGGCGGGAGCTTGAAGAGGCCGAGCAAATGGAGCATGCGATCTCTGCAGCCGCTACCTGCGTATCGGCCCTAATCGGACAGGGGGTCGCCGTCGGGTTCGGTCATAATGCATACTCTTCTTATGAACGACAGCTGCAGCCAGGCCGAGGCTCGGCCCATTTGCAAGACCTCTATCAGTGCATGGCCGGAATTCGCCTCAGGACCCAAGCGCCGCTTAAGACCTATCTTCAGGATCAGAACGGGGCTCATCCCAGCCGTGATTACATCATTATAAGCGTTGAAAACTCGCCAGCGGTTAAGGACGCTATTCAGGAGTTAGAGGGAGCAGGGCGCAGTGTAAGCCTTATTCAGACTGGAGAAGCACCTGAGCACAAGTTCAAGGAGGTGTCTGGTCAGTGA
- a CDS encoding putative glycoside hydrolase has product MNILWTLLLIAIGASSGTQTSTGSPQSTALQDLLHSSYQSMISHSQASGTTARSASSSEKQDPQPDAPKVKGIYVTAYSAGGSRMNKLVNLLDSTELNSMVIDLKDDAGYITYPTQNAKLLKYSKPQKFIGDIDALMQKLKKHDIYPIARIVVFKDTVLAKSHPELSFTRSDGSVWKNGKGDSFVNPYSKEVWDYNVELAKEAAKLGFKEIQFDYVRFPEGFEKRADSLKYQKSELSRVDAVSSFVEYARKQLDPLGVRVSVDIFGYAASVPAAEGIGQDFVKISNNVNVISPMVYPSHYTAGWYGAKDPDKAPYQTIKGSMEDTHKKLDPLGGKKPIIRPWIQDFTASWLGSGHYVKYGKHEVEEQIRALKDMNVDEFLLWNASNRYTSGVNY; this is encoded by the coding sequence ATGAATATACTATGGACACTGCTCCTAATTGCAATCGGAGCCTCCTCCGGTACTCAGACGAGCACCGGATCGCCACAAAGCACGGCGCTGCAAGATCTTCTGCACTCATCCTATCAATCCATGATATCGCATTCCCAAGCATCAGGAACCACAGCACGGTCCGCTTCTTCCTCCGAGAAGCAAGATCCTCAGCCGGATGCTCCAAAGGTCAAAGGCATTTATGTCACCGCCTATAGTGCGGGCGGTTCACGCATGAACAAACTGGTGAACTTGCTCGACTCTACTGAGCTGAATTCGATGGTCATTGATCTGAAGGATGATGCCGGGTACATAACTTACCCTACTCAAAATGCGAAGCTGCTGAAATACAGCAAGCCGCAGAAATTTATCGGCGACATAGATGCTTTAATGCAAAAGCTGAAGAAGCATGACATTTACCCGATTGCCCGAATTGTTGTTTTCAAAGATACGGTGCTCGCCAAAAGTCACCCAGAGCTTTCCTTTACGCGCAGCGACGGCTCTGTATGGAAAAATGGTAAAGGCGACAGCTTCGTCAATCCCTACAGCAAGGAGGTATGGGATTACAATGTGGAACTGGCCAAAGAGGCCGCCAAACTGGGATTTAAAGAAATTCAATTTGACTATGTACGCTTTCCGGAGGGATTTGAGAAACGAGCGGACTCTCTAAAGTATCAGAAGTCTGAGCTAAGCCGGGTGGATGCAGTCTCCTCCTTTGTTGAATATGCCAGGAAGCAGCTGGACCCCTTAGGTGTACGCGTATCTGTTGATATCTTCGGTTATGCCGCTTCCGTACCTGCAGCCGAAGGCATTGGCCAGGATTTTGTGAAGATCTCCAACAACGTCAATGTCATCAGTCCAATGGTTTATCCAAGCCACTACACAGCAGGCTGGTACGGAGCAAAGGACCCGGACAAGGCACCTTACCAGACCATCAAGGGCTCCATGGAGGACACGCATAAAAAGCTGGACCCTCTCGGCGGCAAAAAACCGATCATCAGACCATGGATTCAGGACTTTACAGCCAGCTGGCTCGGAAGCGGCCATTATGTAAAGTATGGGAAGCATGAAGTAGAAGAGCAGATTCGAGCCTTAAAGGATATGAACGTTGATGAATTTCTATTATGGAATGCCTCAAATCGCTATACAAGTGGAGTAAATTACTGA
- a CDS encoding DEAD/DEAH box helicase, translating to MNTFADFGLEPKVLQAITELGFEEATPIQAKSIPLALEGKDLIGQAQTGTGKTAAFGLPLINKISRDEDRIVALIMTPTRELAIQVAEEIGKLSRFKGIRSLPIYGGQDIVRQIRALKKKPQIIIGTPGRLLDHINRKTIKLDDVQTVILDEADEMLDMGFMDDIQSILKLVPEERHTMLFSATMPANIQKLAHQFLKDPEHVSVIPKQVSAPLIDQAYIEVHERQKFDALTRLLDMESPELAIVFGRTKRRVDELSEALQKRGYSADGLHGDLSQNQRDNVMRKFRDGSIDVLVATDVAARGLDVSGVTHVVNFDLPQDPESYVHRIGRTGRAGKEGAAYSFVTPREIDHLHFIERVTRHRIPRKPLPSIAEAIEGKQRVTAERLLEIVEHGELNEYKGIAIQLLDQYDSVNLLAAAMKLLTGDKKEGANIELTPEEPIRVKRRKPDLRSSGRKPSGYGNRGGGYGGNRREGNRDGNRSSYGSGKGGYSKDGGNRDSRSYSDRKPRTGGEGRRPSQNNNSDR from the coding sequence TTGAACACATTTGCTGATTTCGGCCTAGAGCCTAAGGTTTTACAAGCAATCACTGAACTTGGCTTTGAAGAGGCGACACCGATTCAGGCCAAATCGATCCCCCTTGCCCTTGAAGGTAAAGATTTGATCGGACAGGCCCAGACAGGAACGGGGAAGACGGCAGCATTCGGTCTTCCGTTGATTAACAAAATTTCCCGTGATGAGGACCGCATTGTAGCATTGATCATGACGCCGACACGCGAACTGGCCATCCAGGTTGCCGAAGAGATCGGCAAGCTCTCCCGCTTCAAAGGTATCCGGTCCCTTCCGATCTACGGGGGGCAGGACATTGTTCGCCAAATTCGCGCCCTGAAGAAAAAGCCTCAAATTATTATCGGTACCCCAGGACGTTTGCTTGACCACATTAACCGCAAAACCATCAAATTGGATGATGTGCAGACTGTAATTTTGGATGAAGCAGATGAAATGCTGGATATGGGCTTTATGGATGACATTCAGTCTATTCTGAAGCTTGTTCCAGAAGAACGACATACGATGTTATTCTCCGCAACGATGCCTGCGAATATCCAAAAGCTGGCTCATCAGTTCCTGAAGGATCCTGAACATGTATCCGTAATTCCTAAGCAAGTAAGTGCTCCGCTGATCGACCAAGCCTATATCGAGGTTCATGAGCGTCAGAAATTCGATGCACTCACCCGTTTGCTCGACATGGAATCTCCGGAGCTTGCCATTGTATTCGGCCGTACGAAGCGCCGGGTAGATGAGCTCTCCGAAGCTTTGCAAAAGCGCGGCTACTCTGCAGACGGCCTTCATGGTGACCTCTCGCAGAACCAGCGTGACAACGTAATGCGCAAATTCCGTGATGGCAGCATTGATGTTTTGGTAGCTACGGACGTAGCTGCGCGCGGTCTGGATGTGTCCGGCGTTACCCATGTAGTGAACTTCGACCTTCCACAAGATCCTGAAAGCTATGTTCACCGTATTGGCCGTACAGGCCGTGCGGGTAAAGAAGGGGCGGCTTATTCATTCGTAACGCCTCGTGAGATTGACCACCTGCATTTCATCGAGCGTGTAACGCGTCACCGCATTCCGCGTAAGCCGCTCCCAAGCATTGCTGAAGCCATTGAAGGCAAACAGCGTGTAACTGCAGAGCGCTTGCTTGAGATTGTAGAGCACGGCGAGCTTAATGAATATAAAGGAATCGCAATCCAGCTTCTGGACCAGTACGATTCCGTGAACCTGCTGGCTGCTGCAATGAAGCTGCTTACCGGCGATAAGAAAGAAGGAGCCAATATTGAATTGACTCCGGAAGAGCCGATCCGCGTGAAGCGTCGCAAGCCGGATCTGCGCTCCAGCGGACGCAAGCCGTCCGGCTACGGCAACCGTGGCGGCGGCTACGGCGGCAATCGTCGCGAAGGTAACCGTGATGGCAACCGCAGCAGTTATGGCAGCGGTAAGGGAGGCTACAGCAAGGACGGAGGCAATCGCGACTCCCGCTCTTACTCCGATCGTAAACCACGTACTGGCGGGGAAGGACGCCGTCCTTCACAGAATAACAATTCCGACCGGTAA
- the pfkA gene encoding 6-phosphofructokinase — MTAVKKIAVLTSGGDSQGMNAAVRAVVRSGLYHGLEVFGIQRGYQGLLNNDIFAMDIRSVGDIIQRGGTILQSARCLEFKTPEGQQKGAQILRDRGIDGLVVIGGDGSYQGAEKLSKLGIKTMGLPGTIDNDISFTDYTIGFDTAVNVVVDAVNKLRDTMSSHERSSVVEVMGRHCGDIALHAGLASGAETILVPEVPYDLDEVADRMAQNFEHGKRHSIVIVAEGVGKGEDVANALKERYASIDPRVTVLGHIQRGGAPTPFDRNLASRLGDFAVRKLIEGESNKGCGVMNGQLVLTDIEKVVNTKKPFNMDMYELALRLSQ, encoded by the coding sequence ATGACAGCAGTTAAAAAAATCGCGGTTCTGACAAGTGGCGGTGATTCGCAAGGGATGAACGCGGCCGTACGCGCCGTTGTTCGCAGCGGGCTTTACCACGGCTTGGAGGTATTTGGTATTCAGCGCGGCTATCAAGGCCTTCTGAATAACGACATTTTCGCTATGGATATCCGCAGTGTAGGCGACATTATTCAGCGCGGGGGAACGATTCTTCAATCCGCACGCTGCTTGGAGTTCAAGACACCTGAAGGCCAACAAAAGGGCGCGCAAATTTTGCGGGATCGCGGAATCGACGGTCTGGTGGTTATCGGTGGCGACGGTTCCTATCAAGGAGCAGAGAAGTTAAGTAAGCTTGGCATCAAAACAATGGGCCTGCCGGGTACGATCGATAATGATATTTCTTTTACCGATTATACGATTGGATTTGATACCGCGGTTAATGTCGTGGTGGATGCGGTAAATAAATTACGCGATACGATGTCCTCCCACGAACGCTCTTCTGTTGTAGAAGTTATGGGACGTCATTGCGGAGATATTGCTCTTCATGCAGGACTGGCATCCGGTGCCGAGACCATTCTTGTTCCTGAAGTACCTTACGACCTTGATGAAGTGGCAGATCGGATGGCTCAGAACTTTGAACATGGCAAGAGACATAGTATTGTCATCGTAGCAGAGGGCGTAGGTAAAGGTGAAGATGTAGCGAATGCGTTGAAAGAGCGTTACGCTTCCATCGATCCGCGGGTAACTGTGTTGGGTCATATCCAAAGAGGTGGCGCACCTACGCCGTTTGACCGCAATCTTGCCAGCCGGCTCGGTGATTTTGCAGTTCGCAAGCTGATTGAGGGTGAATCCAATAAAGGCTGTGGTGTGATGAACGGACAGCTGGTGCTTACAGATATTGAGAAAGTAGTGAATACGAAGAAGCCGTTTAACATGGACATGTATGAACTGGCGCTTCGTTTGTCCCAATAA
- the tpx gene encoding thiol peroxidase, with amino-acid sequence MAQERTQAATFKGNPITLIGPELKVGDTAPDFTLSKNLLEEATLQDYAGKIKLISVVPSLDTGVCDAQTRRFNQEADNLGDKVVILTVSADLPFAQARWCGAAGIDRVITLSDYKTNSFGEAYGVLIKEFRIDHRAIFVLDADNKIRYVEYLKEMSEHPDYDKALAAVKELI; translated from the coding sequence ATGGCACAAGAACGTACACAAGCAGCCACATTCAAGGGCAACCCTATCACTTTGATTGGGCCTGAACTTAAAGTAGGCGACACTGCACCAGACTTCACTCTCAGCAAGAACCTCTTGGAAGAAGCTACACTGCAGGATTACGCAGGTAAGATTAAGCTGATCAGCGTAGTTCCTTCCCTGGATACAGGTGTTTGCGATGCGCAAACCCGCCGCTTCAATCAGGAAGCCGACAACCTCGGCGACAAGGTGGTCATCCTTACAGTCAGTGCAGATCTTCCTTTCGCTCAAGCGCGTTGGTGTGGAGCAGCAGGAATCGACCGGGTCATTACACTGTCTGATTACAAGACCAACTCATTCGGTGAAGCTTATGGTGTGTTGATTAAGGAATTCCGAATCGATCACCGCGCGATCTTCGTCCTTGATGCGGACAACAAAATTCGTTATGTCGAATATTTGAAGGAAATGTCCGAGCATCCTGATTACGACAAAGCTCTGGCAGCAGTGAAAGAGCTTATCTAA
- a CDS encoding DUF4129 domain-containing protein, translating to MKKITSAMGVGLRETAYAYPLLLILSIFMLEISPYFTALLVFISSMFGAWVGYRISGGRAQAIALLPALILGGLCYMPGYLGGRAVVIILILCAFSWHSFGTVRKPFSLQAEKLLSTLGIVCSLVVYIYSQRSEVLQPFSLSVFIAGVVTLSAVLLSMNDWKVKQAAGVRAEEKVPFSGIVLMNRSLTLIFIGLIVVLGAFKQIPSLIKGLIYLLFGWTDFVWGYDPVPPNEYNFHYLELEPMQYDLSDPTEVHKLQWISKAWMVVSSILVLLLAYFVLRLLYSLLRKWLPSWLKSLLERLKLGGMIKEPETDPGYHDELERIAKTRRKRRGTRGYQEPEHVVRRNYQRLVQSAMKKGYDYRPGYTPNENGRQIAGRLEYTELSENEVRNLIQDYNEVRYGSHKDKNKA from the coding sequence GTGAAGAAGATCACCTCTGCAATGGGTGTTGGCTTAAGAGAGACGGCTTACGCATATCCGCTGCTATTAATTTTATCTATATTTATGCTGGAGATTTCGCCTTACTTTACGGCTCTTCTGGTGTTTATCAGCAGCATGTTCGGCGCATGGGTCGGATATAGGATCAGCGGTGGCAGGGCACAGGCGATAGCTTTGCTTCCCGCGCTGATTCTTGGCGGCCTGTGTTATATGCCTGGCTATTTAGGAGGAAGAGCTGTAGTTATAATATTGATTTTGTGTGCCTTCTCTTGGCATAGTTTTGGAACGGTCCGCAAGCCGTTCAGCTTGCAGGCGGAGAAGCTACTGTCTACCTTGGGAATTGTCTGTTCTTTGGTTGTTTATATTTATTCACAACGTAGTGAGGTCCTGCAGCCTTTTTCATTATCCGTCTTTATAGCAGGAGTTGTTACTTTGTCTGCAGTCTTGCTGAGCATGAACGATTGGAAGGTTAAGCAGGCCGCAGGGGTAAGAGCAGAGGAGAAAGTTCCATTTAGCGGCATTGTGCTGATGAACCGGAGTCTTACACTTATCTTTATTGGTCTCATTGTGGTGTTAGGTGCATTTAAACAGATTCCTTCTCTAATTAAGGGACTAATCTATTTGTTGTTTGGCTGGACGGATTTCGTATGGGGCTATGACCCTGTTCCTCCGAATGAATACAACTTCCACTATCTTGAGCTGGAACCGATGCAGTATGATCTCTCGGATCCGACAGAGGTTCATAAGTTGCAGTGGATCAGCAAGGCCTGGATGGTAGTTAGCAGTATTCTGGTTCTATTATTAGCCTATTTTGTGCTTAGACTGCTCTATTCCCTATTGCGAAAATGGCTGCCCAGCTGGCTAAAAAGTCTGCTGGAACGTCTTAAGCTGGGTGGAATGATCAAGGAGCCAGAGACTGATCCAGGCTACCATGATGAATTGGAGCGTATTGCTAAGACGCGGCGCAAGCGTCGGGGAACACGAGGATATCAGGAGCCTGAGCATGTTGTCCGAAGAAATTACCAACGTTTGGTCCAGTCTGCAATGAAGAAGGGCTATGATTATCGGCCTGGTTATACTCCCAATGAGAACGGCAGACAAATTGCCGGCAGGCTTGAGTATACTGAACTTAGTGAGAACGAGGTTCGTAACCTGATTCAGGATTATAACGAGGTCCGATACGGGAGCCATAAAGATAAGAACAAAGCATGA
- a CDS encoding tetraprenyl-beta-curcumene synthase family protein, which produces MFLTRGGLPLIDLEKKRNQIPRDPLRLMSRVYKFILPSVRSELETWKRTAEGIPDAELRKQALASIATKEFHCQGGAVYAAANLSQRHVLIPLIVAFQTISDYLDNLCDRSTSMDAGDFRLLHQSMLDAVNPGAEMADYYALRTENNDGGYLNLLVAKCRECIKELPGYAAAQTEITDLVGLYTDLQVYKHIKPHLREDALLNWRQKHAHRAPHLRWNEFAAATGSTLGVFMLFLASSEAALDTNSARVIKEAYFPHLCGLHIMLDYLIDQDEDKLGGDLNFCNYYENNEIMLERIAFIVEAARSDIKALPASSFHRMIIEGLLALYLSDPKVGQQEEIQSVSRRLMRRSPLTRLFFFANSRWIRKHL; this is translated from the coding sequence ATGTTCCTAACTCGTGGAGGCTTACCATTGATTGATCTCGAAAAGAAGCGTAACCAAATTCCTCGTGATCCTTTGCGCCTAATGAGCCGCGTTTATAAGTTCATTCTGCCGTCTGTGCGCTCCGAGCTTGAGACATGGAAGAGGACAGCAGAGGGAATTCCGGATGCTGAACTTAGGAAACAGGCATTGGCAAGTATTGCGACCAAGGAATTTCACTGTCAAGGAGGAGCTGTGTATGCTGCGGCTAACCTATCACAGCGTCATGTTCTCATTCCCCTGATTGTAGCCTTTCAGACGATCAGTGACTATCTGGATAACCTCTGTGACCGGAGCACATCAATGGATGCAGGAGATTTTCGGCTCTTGCATCAATCCATGCTGGATGCGGTCAATCCTGGGGCGGAAATGGCGGATTATTACGCATTGCGCACGGAGAATAATGATGGGGGCTATTTGAACCTTCTAGTTGCGAAATGCCGGGAATGCATCAAGGAGCTTCCGGGATATGCGGCAGCACAAACTGAAATTACCGACCTGGTCGGATTGTATACTGATCTACAGGTGTACAAGCATATTAAGCCTCATTTAAGAGAAGACGCCTTATTGAATTGGCGCCAGAAGCATGCTCACCGTGCTCCGCATCTGCGCTGGAATGAATTTGCAGCAGCTACGGGATCTACGCTGGGAGTGTTCATGCTGTTCCTGGCCTCGTCAGAAGCAGCCTTAGACACCAATAGTGCTAGAGTTATAAAAGAGGCCTATTTCCCCCATCTTTGCGGGCTGCATATTATGCTTGATTACTTAATTGATCAAGATGAGGACAAACTTGGCGGAGATCTAAACTTCTGCAACTACTATGAGAATAATGAAATCATGCTGGAGCGGATCGCCTTTATAGTCGAGGCGGCACGAAGTGATATCAAAGCTCTCCCTGCGTCATCCTTCCATCGGATGATCATTGAAGGGTTGCTTGCACTTTATTTGTCTGATCCTAAGGTAGGCCAGCAAGAAGAAATCCAAAGCGTATCCCGCCGGTTGATGCGGAGGAGCCCGCTGACTCGGCTATTCTTTTTTGCCAACAGCCGCTGGATTCGGAAACATTTATAA
- a CDS encoding YesL family protein yields MEYKGVMGGLYRATEWVMRIAASNLLWLLCSLPFLFFLFSKMLFLLNGVGGQENLTWYAMAILAPFTLFPATAALFSVVRKWVMGDTDVSVLKTYFKGYKENYKQSMVGGIFYTLLFVVMIVDYTVYMNQMKNLQVIGLVMLILLVLLFISLFNFFSMVSHYHMKTSLIIKNAILLTIIRPFRVISSVVGAVALIFITAKFPWLIIFGIGSLTAWFAFFNFYATFQKMQAQIEKMNQEKEAAASEGNLSEQDEAEGSGGTERITTESKS; encoded by the coding sequence TTGGAATACAAAGGTGTTATGGGCGGATTATACCGCGCGACTGAGTGGGTGATGAGAATTGCAGCAAGCAATCTGCTGTGGCTTCTATGTTCTTTGCCATTTCTCTTCTTTTTGTTCAGCAAGATGCTGTTCCTGCTTAATGGTGTGGGAGGACAAGAGAATTTAACGTGGTACGCGATGGCAATCTTGGCACCGTTTACATTATTCCCGGCAACGGCTGCACTTTTCTCTGTGGTCCGCAAATGGGTTATGGGCGATACGGATGTTAGCGTACTCAAGACGTATTTCAAGGGCTACAAAGAGAACTACAAGCAGAGCATGGTGGGCGGGATCTTCTATACCCTGCTGTTCGTAGTTATGATTGTAGACTACACCGTTTACATGAATCAAATGAAGAACCTGCAGGTAATTGGGCTAGTTATGCTCATCTTGCTGGTGCTGCTGTTTATATCTTTGTTTAACTTTTTCTCGATGGTATCGCACTATCATATGAAGACATCTTTAATCATTAAAAATGCAATCCTATTAACCATCATTCGTCCGTTTCGTGTAATATCCTCCGTTGTCGGTGCTGTTGCTCTGATATTTATAACCGCCAAGTTTCCTTGGCTGATTATCTTCGGAATAGGCAGTCTCACCGCCTGGTTTGCCTTCTTTAACTTCTATGCCACATTCCAGAAGATGCAGGCCCAGATTGAGAAGATGAATCAGGAGAAAGAGGCTGCTGCTAGTGAGGGTAACCTCTCTGAACAGGATGAAGCAGAAGGTTCTGGGGGAACGGAGCGAATTACAACCGAGTCGAAATCATAA
- a CDS encoding DUF1499 domain-containing protein, which translates to MSLKRVFVGIFRSFEGTSDRAKSPELKTRYYQLSREKLWDEVTSTLKKIPGYKLLHEVPSVGEILLEKRTAFGRTMDITVSLVSTGPTRSAIDIYSATRGSFGDLGSNYRTILNLFAILDKKLANYKTNP; encoded by the coding sequence TTGTCGCTAAAAAGAGTATTCGTAGGTATTTTTCGCAGCTTTGAAGGAACCAGTGATCGGGCTAAAAGCCCTGAACTAAAAACAAGGTATTATCAGCTTTCGAGGGAGAAGCTGTGGGATGAGGTGACCTCAACGCTTAAGAAGATACCCGGTTACAAGCTGCTGCATGAGGTCCCTTCTGTAGGGGAGATCTTACTTGAGAAACGAACGGCGTTTGGAAGAACCATGGACATTACTGTCTCCTTGGTATCCACCGGGCCAACCCGCAGTGCCATTGATATCTATTCGGCTACCCGTGGCTCCTTTGGCGACCTGGGTTCCAACTATCGTACGATCTTAAACTTATTTGCCATACTTGATAAGAAATTAGCTAATTATAAGACGAATCCATAA
- a CDS encoding YitT family protein, which translates to MLKEIRNYVVIIFGALLIAAGFNLFLVPRHLLSGGVSGLSMLTNYFTPLNLSILYFAYNIPILIAGLFFLGKRFIILSILSVIATTGFIAIIPEVDVAKDTLLACVFGGALVGLGAGLSFRVGGSSGGFDIVGSIVTRYRDFPVGNTLVGLNTVVVFAMGYLNKDWYLALASMVSIYLTGKVVNWIHIGHIKVTLFIITEQTEALLEKLLTLPRGVTLIKTEGAFSHKEKDMLMTVTTMYELTELKEIIKKTDPSAFVNIVETVGVMGAFRRR; encoded by the coding sequence TTGCTTAAAGAAATCAGAAACTATGTGGTTATCATATTCGGTGCCCTGCTCATTGCTGCCGGATTCAATCTTTTTCTGGTCCCCAGACATTTGCTCAGCGGCGGAGTTAGCGGTCTCTCCATGCTGACCAACTACTTTACACCGCTTAACTTGAGTATATTGTATTTTGCCTATAACATCCCAATTCTGATCGCCGGATTGTTCTTCCTGGGCAAGCGATTCATCATCCTTAGTATTCTCTCCGTCATCGCTACGACCGGGTTCATCGCCATCATTCCCGAGGTAGACGTGGCCAAAGATACGTTATTAGCCTGTGTCTTTGGCGGAGCGCTTGTAGGACTCGGTGCCGGCCTGTCCTTCCGTGTAGGCGGTTCCTCGGGAGGGTTTGATATCGTCGGTTCCATTGTGACGCGTTATCGTGACTTTCCCGTTGGCAACACGCTTGTCGGGCTGAATACGGTAGTTGTTTTTGCTATGGGCTATCTAAACAAAGATTGGTATCTGGCTCTAGCCTCGATGGTATCCATCTATCTAACTGGCAAGGTTGTCAATTGGATTCACATTGGCCATATCAAGGTGACCCTTTTTATTATCACAGAGCAGACAGAGGCCCTGCTGGAGAAGCTCCTAACTTTGCCGCGGGGCGTAACCTTGATTAAAACAGAGGGAGCCTTTTCCCACAAAGAAAAAGATATGCTGATGACGGTAACCACGATGTATGAGCTCACAGAGCTGAAAGAAATCATCAAGAAGACGGACCCTTCTGCATTCGTCAATATTGTTGAGACCGTAGGTGTCATGGGGGCTTTTCGCAGGCGTTAA